Genomic DNA from Triticum dicoccoides isolate Atlit2015 ecotype Zavitan chromosome 4B, WEW_v2.0, whole genome shotgun sequence:
GTCAAGCTCCAATCTTGCCCATTTTGCGATGAGCTAGAAACCACAAGTCACTTGCTattgaactgccactccatcaagcTGCTTTGGGACAATCTTCTTCGTCGTCGTCCTCCAGAAGTCGAACATATTCAAGATATTTGGTCTAACTCTTCAATTGATAAAGTTCGCTCTACAGGCATCATTGCCATTCTTTGGTCTATTTGGAAGCGGAGAAATGCTATGGTCTTCCGTGCTCACGATGAGGATCTGTATGTCACTCTACGACGATCTGGAGAGGATCTAGTGTTCTGGTCTAATCGCTGCAAAAATGCTGTCAAGCAGGCCTTTCTAAAGGACCGGGGCACCATGTTGTATCATTTATCTGCGAGAATTTAGCTTTCATCTGCTATTTGTCAGGGGCTGACCCCttgtaatttttctttttcttcacccTATGTAACTACCTGAACGTTGTCATTTCTCCCTGGCTAATATAAATTCAGGCTGGCGTTCCCCGTCAAAAAAATGCAAGTATTTCATCCGGAAAAGTAAAACGTCAGCCGAATGGCATTATCGGTATATTTTTATCGAAAAATAATCTATCCTGCATGATCGGTAACAAGATCTCTCATCCTGTCTCCTGAAAAAATGGCGAGAGCCAGAAATAGAGAAACAGAAGAGAAGGAAACGGGAAAGGCGGCATCATGAGCCCCCGTCCATGCAGCGATCTTNNNNNNNNNNNNNNNNNNNNNNNNNNNNNNNNNNNNNNNNNNNNNNNNNNNNNNNNNNNNNNNNNNNNNNNNNNNNNNNNNNNNNNNNNNNNNNNNNNNNNNNNNNNNNNNNNNNNNNNNNNNNNNNNNNNNNNNNNNNNNNNNNNNNNNNNNNNNNNNNNNNNNNNNNNNNNNNNNNNNNNNNNNNNNNNNNNNNNNNNNNNNNNNNNNNNNNNNNNNNNNNNNNNNNNNNNNNNNNNNNNNNNNNNNNagagagagagagagagatagagagagggcgaTCGATCCTCCCCGCCGTCGGCCATGGCGCGTTCGAGCGCGGACGACATGGAGCTGAAGCGCGCGTGCGAGGCGGGCATCCTGAGCAAGGAGAAGGCCCCCGAGAAGGTGGTGATGTGCATGCGCGTGGCCAAGGGCCGCAGCAGCGGCGGCACCTGGGCCGGGAAGGCCGGCAAGCTCGCCTCCCGCCACAGCAACATGGCCAAGCCCCGCGTCCTCGCCGTCACCAGTCAGCACCTCCGTCCGCCCATCCATCCTTCTCTCTTTCATCTCCATCTCAGacaatcatatgcatcttgtttgaTTCCCCTGTGGCAGCCAAGCCGAAAGGGCAGAAGACCAAGGCGTTCCTGCGAGTCCTCAAGTACTCCAATGGCGGAATCCTCGAGGTGATTTCTCACAACaacctaaggctggtcatagtgggagtaacatagatagtaacatagatgccacataagcaaaaatgatgatgtggcaagtagttaatgaggagagaggcaaatagagtaacataatatgttaccatcacatagcggtttccaatgcataatgagtctataaagtaataaatgaaggcaactatgttaccacacctatgacactacccactatgaaggtagtaacatagactagtaacatatgtatgttactagtctaagttactccccactatgaccagcctaatcaatcaatcaatcaattggTTCGATTTACCGAGCTGCAGGAATGTCCGACCGATTTCTGACATGACCCCCCGTTGATCGATCATCACTCATCAGCCGGCGAAGGTGTACAAGATCAAGCATCTCCACAAGGTGGAGGTCGCCTCGAATGATCCCAGCGGATGCACCTTCATCTTGGTACGCGTCATCATCATTCCTCACGATTAATTACTTGCTCCCTACCTATCTATCTGTCGACCTCTTGCTTTCACTAAAAAACTGTGCGTATGCAGGGGTTTGATAACCTGAGGAGCCAGAGTGTTTCCCCTCCTCAGTGGACGATGCGCAACAAGGACGACAGGTGACGCGTCGGCCAGTTCGTGTATATGTTCACCATTCTCTCTAGTTTTCCATCCAGTCATTCGTGTCTAAGTCTTGCAGGAACCGTCTGCTGATGTGCGTTCTCAACCTGTGCAAAGAGCTGCTGGGTGGCATCCCCAAAGTGGTTGGCATGGACATCGTCGAGATGGCTATCTGGGCCAAGGTATGCTGCATGGAGATGATCAATTTCTTACTCGACTCACAAGTCCACTAGCATGTAGAACCAATTGACCACGTTTTTGTTGAGCTTCTGTATGATGGCCTTGACTTGTACTAGTATTTCAATGAGAGAAATAAATAAACtcagttttttttttgcgggatgaCAATAAATTCAGTTAGTCGTGCTAAGTTTTGCTGACGACCTGAtttcctagagagagagagagagagagagagagagagagagagagagagagagcatttgCTGCTTTCGTGTCCAAGATCTGGAGTCCAAACAAGTCCTAAACACCCCAAAGAGCAGGCTCACGCATCCGAGCTCCCGCTGCAGTCGAGCTCATTTTCGCTATCCAACGCGGCCATGGCAACGGCGCCAGGGCAGAGCGGAGTTCCGCTCGTCGCGTGCTGGCCTGCTGGGCTTCCCCTAGCCGCCGCCAACCAAGGCTGTGTGAGCCATGGGAGCCTGGTGCCTTCCCTGTTGCCACTGCCTTCAAGCTGTTCGGCGAAATGCCCAGGAGATGAAAGCAATGGAACGACTGATTGAGTCGCATCTTGCAGACTTTGGGAGTCATACAGAGGTCATATTCACCCGGTCGAAGCCCGTTGACCTTTTTCCAGTGCTTCTTTTTCACACAACTTTTCGTGTGCTACAttttgaattttgaaaaaaaaaattataCTGTGTTTTATCATGAATAATTAAGTGTTGGACTAGTCTAGCCTGCTTTAGACTGCACATATGTTTGAAGTTACCTAAGACACATCATCCATGGTCCTCATGTTCAGGGCAAATAGATCAACACAGTCTTGTATATTAACCGGTACCATGACTGTTTTGCCCGTTCAACTCTATCGAGCACCTAACGTTTCAGACTTGGAGCTTCCTGTATGATATTGTATAACACGAGTTACAATATTAAACTGCAACGCAGGAGAACACTACAACAAAGGCCACGCAGGTGGCCTCGAAAGATGGCCTCTTTGACTCAACTGTGCTAGAGCCTGACTCGCAAGTTGCTGTAGAAAATGACCTGGTTTCGCAAGCAGAGGAAGAGGACATTGAGGCTCTCCTTGGCACGTAAGTTGCCGAACTGGTAGCGCCATGCTTGGACATCTACAGCGCACAACAAACTTCTATGTTGCATGAAAACTATGATACTGATGCCAACATTTTATCGGCGCAGCTATGTCATGGCCATTGGCGAAGCAGAGGCGTTTTCAGAAAGGATGAAGCGTGAACTTGTAGCTCTCGAATCTGCAAATGTTTATGCCCTTATGGAAACAGAATCTGTTGTGGAAGAGGTATGTGAGCATTTTCCGCTATTCTGTAAATGCACTCTCATCATCTGCATCCCAATTGGAGCATTGCTGTTCATGCAACGTCAATTCAGCATCTGAGTTTTTTTTGTGGTACAAAAAAAAACTCAGATGCTGAATTGACGTTGCATGAATAGCAAAAATTCAGCATCTGAGTTTTGGCTAGTTTAACCTCGTATTGATATGAACTTGCACATTTTGCTATGTCTCCCATTATCATGAGGTTCCTACCAAAATTTTAGTTATTTTTAATTTCGCATCTACTTTCAGCTTATCCTTCCTTGGAGGACCAAATTAGTTAGCCGTATACACACCTCCTAAAAGTAGTAATGCTATTTTTCCATCATCTCATTAGTAGATAAAGCTCATCCTGATTTGCTTCAAAAGATTGTTCACAGCAGGTTATTTGACATGGCAATGATGCATACAGTAATTGCCTATTTTAGCATTACATATATCGCCAGATAAGTGTGCTCAGAAAATTAACCTGGGAAACATAACAAGTGCTCATACTGTTTTTCACCCTTCGGTTTAAACTTCTTTCAGGAGAATAGATTAAATTTTTTACATCCAAGGATtaactattttatttattttaccaaTCATTTCCATATGATTATTGTTAGAAGCCACATTTGCAAGTCTTAGTTCTAAACTATTTTTTATGCATTGTTACACATATTACGAATCAGAGAAATTTGATGCCTTACAACTTCAAGTTTGGGTTCTACAGGTATTGCAGGGCTTAGAAGTAGCTACCATATGTGTTGAAGATATGGATGAGTGGCTTGGCATTTTCAATATCAAGCTCAGGCATATGAGGGAGGATATACAATCTGTAATTTTTCTTACCTCTAATAGTCCATTTAATTTCATAATTACCATAAGCTAAAATTTAATTATATTCACAGATCTGCATGTTCACAGCTTTGTTTATCATACTCACCTATAGTAGCATGAATTTTAACCGTCAGTACCTAATTACCTATATGATAGAGTTTCTTTTTTGCCTTAAAAAAGTAAATATCAAGGAACCACAACCATTGGGACGAAGGTTTCAGAAAACCAAAACTATTGGGCTAACAGATAAAACCCACCCAAAATGCCCGGTTCAGCTCAGTTGACAGGGAATCTGACCTGCGGGGCCCACCATCCAGTGCAACATGGTGAAAAGAAGGCTCTTGGGAGGACGGGCTCACCGGTGCGGGGTTGGAGTTATTCAAGGACGAGCCCAACGagccgtcgatggtgctcgtgaagGACAACATGATTCTGACGTATCACTAGGTCATGTTCGTCGCTCCTAATGGAGGACATGCTGACCACCCACCGATGAGAGGCCGCTGTTGCTCCTGGCGCAACCACTTTTCCCATAATTGGCTCCTCCGCTTGCTGATGCAGCGGCTGCGGCAGAGGCAAGGGTGCCTCTCGCACTCGAGCTTGTGGGTTGTGGCCgtggtcttcttcatcaacttGGCTGACTAAGGTGTCGGGCTTGTCATTTATGTGCTGCACACCTGCACTGGGTGGCCACCACCGACTACCGGACCAGTTCCAATCTGACCCAGCTGTTCGACCTTGTCTGACTCAGCGCGTGACAAGGCAGAATCAGCTCACTCTTCTCCCCACGTATGCACTGACCGGTAGCCGGTAGGCTCCATGGGTTAGATTCCTTGTTAACTGAGCTGAACCGGCGAGTTGAGTGGGCTCTCAAACCTTCATCCCAATAGTTGTGGTTCCTTGATATTACTCTTGAAAAACAATAATGTGGTTTTCTTTTCACATATATATTTGGCACTAGAATTTTGAAGTCATATTTAGCAGCAAAGCTACTGAAGATAATTAGACTGGATTATAATATCCAATTGTTGTTTGAGAGTGAGTTGTGTTAAGCTTTATGCACTAGCCAACACAACCAAAAGTACGAAGTGACGGAAAGGACTAGGCTAGGCAATctacatatacacttcaacaccccCTCTCACATGTGATTAGAGGTATGGCTCAAGAGGTCTATACGTGGACAGAAAGGGGGGCAGCAACAATTTTTAGATAAATTGCGAAAGCCaagacttgaactcaagaccttagctccgataccatgttaagcttcaaGCACCAGCCAACACAACCAAAAATCcaaactgatggaaagggctagacaatccacatatacacttcaacaagTTGAAGTGAATGATTTGAATATTTCTTTCATCAACTTGAGTATAAGCTTCACTATTTCCTTTGTTCGATTTTCCAGATAGAATGGCGTAATAACAAGTTGGAAATGCAATCTGTAAGTAATGTGGCATTAGGCGAGGAGCTAGACAGATTGCTTGTACTCTTGCAGATTCCACCTGAGGTGGGCACTGAATAAGCTTGTTACTCTTGCACTATATCCATCTACAGTTTGGTGATTACAATATTCATGTGATTAATCATGTTGTAGTATGAGGTGTCATTGACTGGAGGCTCATTCGATGAGGGAAATATGGTCAAGAATATAGAAGCCTGTGAATGGTTAACCAATGCTATAAAGAACCTAGAAGCGTCCAATCTGGATCCATGCTATGCAAAACTGCGTGCTGTATGTTTCTCTTTTCCTTGTGTCATAATTTTCTGTCTTGATGATTATCTTGTCAGGTTTTTCTTTTATAGTTATATTTCATTATTATTCAGATTAAACCGAAAATTGTCATATGAAATAAGTCCACTGTCTGGTAACCTCCCACTGATCTGGAGCACATGAAATACATCTAGCAGAGACTAGGAGAAACTTACAGCAAACAAGCTGACCTCTTTGAAATGGAAGGTTCCTGAAATGATATTTACTGCAAAGAAAACTACGCGAACATTTTAGAACCGCTTCAAAAGCTGCGCTGTATATATTTTTTCCTTATCAGAGTAGATACAGTGTTCGGAAACTAGGCCTGTTGAGTCTGGTATTCAGTTCCTTTACAAGTCAAATACCTTTCTTAACTTGTTAGTTAACTTTGCCATGAATCTagggaaacagcctcttgcagaaatgtagggaaaggctgtgtactatagacccaaagtggtcggacccttccccggaccctgcacaAGCGGGAGCTACGTGCACCGGTCTGCCCTTTTCTTAGTTAACTTTGCCATGAATCTCCAGTAGCGATTGTACATCCTATCAACAtgaaaagtagctgagggtttaccGATCCATGGTTTTTGAGTTATACATAATTGACAAGGTGCAATGTCTCCAGTTTTAAAGATTACCAAAACTAATATTTCTCAGCCAATGTGCATTTTCTGTTGAAATTCATACAGGTTAGAGAAAAACGTGCAGAATTTGTACTTCTAAAGTGCACATTCGTTCGGCGAGCATCAGAATTTTTAAGGAATTACTTTCCAGGTTTGATTGATTCTATGCTAAATGATAAAGACAACTTCACTCAGGTAAAACCACATCCAATAATTGCCATGAGTTTAAATTTTGGATCAAAAGAGGACTTGTATGAAAATTTTATAGACACTTGCAGAAAGGGCAACTGCAGAGGCCTGACCATGCTGACATGAGGTACAAATGCAGGACCTATGCTCGTCTTCTACAGTTCATCAAGGTTACTTGCATGTTATCTTGGTGTGATATTATAATCCTTCTGCAAATAAGGAATAATTAGTTTACTTCATGCTCACTTTATACTACATTTTTGTAGAGTCTGGACAAAAGTTGTATGATTCCTTTACGGAAAGCTTACTGCCATTCTCTGAACTTGCTAATTCGACGGGAGGTAAGGTTCTTTCTGTACTTTCTCAAGTTGTTACGTGATTATATTTCAAGACACCGATGCGTTGATTTGGTTGCTATGACCATGCAAAAATAACAACTCTGTTTAGCCATTTTGATAAATAAATTTGACTGTTGATCTTCTGAGAGGTGTTATCAAGTAACAATCAAGACTTTTCCATCGAGACTCGTTCTGGGCACGCCACACGCTGCTTGGCACTTGGGGCCCTTAACCACGTCTGCAAGACCTTAACTTAGCCAATTAATGCATGCAACACTTGACTCGTTTTCAATTAGCCATGCATGCTACGTACATTAACAGAAAGGGATGGAGTACGAGGGGTTACAGGGGTTAATCGGGGCTAGAACACGtgctcctccttggttatagcgtTTTGCTGCTCCTGCCTAACAAAGCGAAAGGGATGGAGTACGATGAGCAACACACTCATCCTAAAAAAATGATCAACTCATGACCATCGGTGCATGGAGGGTTCGACATTCAGCCCACCCCAGAGGGTGCAGGACACTGCTTCCCCTATAGCACGTATGTCAGCAATAACATTTTGATTACTTCTTCAACTAgaagataccccgcgcgttgctgcgggaacttGTTGTGATTTTTCTTAGCAGTAGATAGGAAAAATATGAACATTATCACAGTACATTATTATGCCAAACTACTTCAAGAGACAATATTTAAACCTATAAGGCTTCTGGGCGACCCATCTTCGCGAGCGTCCCTCGATTTTGCGGCGTTGCTTGCATTTGATGATGCCTGGTTGGGTCAACGCTGCAGTTCTGCCGTTTGATTAGCAAGGAGAAGAAAGCATGCAATAGGGGTACATTGCGAAAGCTTCTGAAATTGTCCATACAATTAACTTTTCCGTTGTGCGTGCAAACAAATTCCCTACCCTATTTCAGAATCATCGTTCTTTTCAGGGTCCATTCTAATTACTATGAATGGCTATATAGTAAAGAAGGTCTTCACTTGTCAACTACCCGGAACAACAAAAATATGAAATGACTAAAAATATTTGAACTTAGCTATTGAGCAAAGTCACATGCAAATACCATGAGGAAACCATAAATATGTCATCTTGAAAAATCTGCAGTCAAAGGAAAATAGCATGTTTTGACGACAATATTTATCAAAGTAGTTGACACATTGTTATGCAATTGTAAAAATTGTGATGAGACAAATATGTGTACTTTTACACATGCAAAGATGACAACTGGATCAGTCAGAAGTTATTAGTTGGTTAAGTGTAATTTTTATTAAAGGTACATGCTACTGTACTACTTTTTGTCAGATACATGAATTAGACTTGATGCAATAGTTTTTGGATGCAAATTGTGTGATCGTCTTACCCGCAAAAAATTAAAATTTGTGCGACCGTGAAAATTTTATTCACATCAGCTGAAACATTAATGTTAATGAAAAAAAATATCATAATAACCTGGGATTACCTATTGTGAGCCATGTGTCGGATCCCCTATTGCACTGCCATGTCTTTTGGATAACCTGCAATATCTCATCATGGTTTAAACCTGCAATCTTTTGGATAACCTGCAATGAAGATAAATATGGTTTAAACCATGCACTTTTTTTCCTGACTGTGCCAAAACAGAATACGAGTCACAATCCAAAAAGACAGTGTCAGAATGCAGAGCATAATTGTCAATTAGATATACCCAGAACATTGACTGAGAAAAAAAATCGGCAGCTCAATTAACTGCTAGATAGTGTGGCGGTAAAGCAGCTAGACAACATATAGGAGTATTGCGAAGAGGGGGATTTGGACGAAACCTGATACAGTAGGCGAATTGAAACCAGACTTCTGCGATGGATAGGCCTCGAGAATCATCCCATCAATCATGCGTGGTACCGTGAGTGGGCGACCGAGGCAGCAAATTCATCCTATCAAGGAAGAAACCTGTGAATCAGAAATTATGCTCGGGGTGGAGACAGACCCCATAGAGAAGATAGAGACAACACGTTGACTTGCCGAGGGAGAAACCTGGGAAGGgtggagacagatgcaatagaaaaGGTGGAGAAGAAGAAGGGGGTGGCTCACCGGGGATGATAGGTTGAGATTTCAATCGAGGGGGGATGGTTGCAGCCAGCAGTTGCCGCGGAGACGATGGTAGGGGCTGCTCCATGTACCACTGCTTGAAGGCGAGCAGAGCTACTATAACGAATCCATCTGCTACTCTTGCTTGGAGAATATGTAGAGGATGGAGCAAATTCATCAATCCTTTTAGTACTTGAGTGGACATcggagaagatgaagaggaagggTATCAAACTAATAATGGGGAAGACAAAGTGAAGCGTACAGGAGAAGAAGGGTCCGTGGAGATGGGAAAAATCACGGGAGATTATTAGCAGTGACATGGTAGACCGGAATCAGACTGATTGGTTGGTTTTGTAAACTGAACGCTGATGTGGCACCATGCTGATGTGGACAttgtgcatgttgagagaattgctAGTAGTGGGgaccaacttcttaagaatgtaagattGGTGCAACATGCCGCGAGAATCCGTGTCCATGGGTACGGGACTGCCTGCAAATGCCTGCAGTGCATCCTTTCTCTATGTTCTACCAAAAATACTGAGCCTCAAAGTTTCTGTAACTTCATTAGCAATGCTAACAATGCTGAAAGAACAATCGACTAACTCGGTGACCACTCACACATCTCAGTAGCAAATAGCCTATGGGCAGTTAAGCTCCAGAAAAGCAAGCTTCTTCTGTAAATGCAAAGTGCAATCTTAGTTCTTTTTCTGGGTACCTTACCGAGAAAATTTAAAAAATGGACATGACATGTGTATTCTTTTTGTAGACCCGTGAATATTCTAATGAGCTCCGAAATAGTTCAAAAGCGTCAAAGAGCAGCACACCATCGTTTGAAGGTCCTGCAGGTGTAAATCAGCCAGCTGGTATTGCAGATAGTCCTGCAGAAGCGTACTCCAAAATGATTACTGCCTTTATTCCTCTTCTTGTCGACGAGGTGTCTctatttctaggcattttatgtgaaaTTTCAAAGTAAGTCCTGTCATATTATTAGAATTCACATGTAATATTTTTCATCATGGATGTCTATGATGTAGAGCTTGTTCTTGGCACATTTTATGTGCTTCGAAGTTCCTACATCGGATGGTTCAGATAGTGATGAAGATAGTACTCCGAAAACTTCTGGATCCTCTGGGAGTAGTGCCAAACCAAGTTAATGAATCACCGACACTCAAGTTCAACAATGTTTTCACGATGATAAAATTGTTCTTGCTTTTTGCATGATATAAAACTATCatcttactaaaataattttccagGTAACAACAGTTCAGCCGATTTGGGAGTGCTAAACGAATGCGTACAGGAGATGCTAGATGGTATTCAGGTTGATTTTCTTGTCCTTTTCTCTTGTAAACATTGGCGACATGGTTTTTACAAAAAAAATGAGGAACATAAAGCTGAAAGTTGAGCTATTCCAAGCGTGCAGGCTTCACATGTTTTACATGCCATACTTTCAGGAGGACTTCTATGCTATAGTTGACTGGGCATTCAAGCTAGATCCACTGAGTTGTATACCAATGCACGGCATAACAGATCGTTATATTGCTGGTCAGAAGGCAGAGGTTGCAGGATATGTTTCGGTGCTGCTTgatgacttggagacaagaataacCATTTTGTTTAGCAGGGTCTGACACTTTGACTCTATCTCTAGGCAGAGATCTGTTGTGCTCCCACTTTGGAGCCTCTACTTTGTTCTTTACTGTTTCAATTTTCTTGGGCAGCACAGTTCGTTGATGATGCCTGTTTCCAGATCGAAAAGTATGAGCGTAATGT
This window encodes:
- the LOC119295143 gene encoding exocyst complex component SEC3A-like isoform X3 — encoded protein: MARSSADDMELKRACEAGILSKEKAPEKVVMCMRVAKGRSSGGTWAGKAGKLASRHSNMAKPRVLAVTTKPKGQKTKAFLRVLKYSNGGILEPAKVYKIKHLHKVEVASNDPSGCTFILGFDNLRSQSVSPPQWTMRNKDDRNRLLMCVLNLCKELLGGIPKVVGMDIVEMAIWAKENTTTKATQVASKDGLFDSTVLEPDSQVAVENDLVSQAEEEDIEALLGTYVMAIGEAEAFSERMKRELVALESANVYALMETESVVEEVLQGLEVATICVEDMDEWLGIFNIKLRHMREDIQSIEWRNNKLEMQSVSNVALGEELDRLLVLLQIPPEYEVSLTGGSFDEGNMVKNIEACEWLTNAIKNLEASNLDPCYAKLRAVREKRAEFVLLKCTFVRRASEFLRNYFPGLIDSMLNDKDNFTQKGQLQRPDHADMRYKCRTYARLLQFIKSLDKSCMIPLRKAYCHSLNLLIRRETREYSNELRNSSKASKSSTPSFEGPAGVNQPAGIADSPAEAYSKMITAFIPLLVDESLFLAHFMCFEVPTSDGSDSDEDSTPKTSGSSGSSAKPSNNSSADLGVLNECVQEMLDGIQEDFYAIVDWAFKLDPLSCIPMHGITDRYIAGQKAEVAGYVSVLLDDLETRITILFSRFVDDACFQIEKYERNVKQVGVVPYIPRFSQLAARMEQYITGSRDLVDQAYTKIVTIMFVTLEKIAQVEPKYVDIVLLENYAAFQHSLYDLANVVPTLAKYYHQASEAYEQACSRHINLVIYIHFEKLFQFARKIEELMYNMSPEEIAFQVGMSKVDFRKMMKSSLTGVCKE
- the LOC119295143 gene encoding exocyst complex component SEC3A-like isoform X1, which produces MARSSADDMELKRACEAGILSKEKAPEKVVMCMRVAKGRSSGGTWAGKAGKLASRHSNMAKPRVLAVTTKPKGQKTKAFLRVLKYSNGGILEPAKVYKIKHLHKVEVASNDPSGCTFILGFDNLRSQSVSPPQWTMRNKDDRNRLLMCVLNLCKELLGGIPKVVGMDIVEMAIWAKENTTTKATQVASKDGLFDSTVLEPDSQVAVENDLVSQAEEEDIEALLGTYVMAIGEAEAFSERMKRELVALESANVYALMETESVVEEVLQGLEVATICVEDMDEWLGIFNIKLRHMREDIQSIEWRNNKLEMQSVSNVALGEELDRLLVLLQIPPEYEVSLTGGSFDEGNMVKNIEACEWLTNAIKNLEASNLDPCYAKLRAVREKRAEFVLLKCTFVRRASEFLRNYFPGLIDSMLNDKDNFTQKGQLQRPDHADMRYKCRTYARLLQFIKSLDKSCMIPLRKAYCHSLNLLIRRETREYSNELRNSSKASKSSTPSFEGPAGVNQPAGIADSPAEAYSKMITAFIPLLVDESLFLAHFMCFEVPTSDGSDSDEDSTPKTSGSSGSSAKPSNNSSADLGVLNECVQEMLDGIQEDFYAIVDWAFKLDPLSCIPMHGITDRYIAGQKAEVAGYVSVLLDDLETRITILFSRFVDDACFQIEKYERNVKQVGVVPYIPRFSQLAARMEQYITGSRDLVDQAYTKIVTIMFVTLEKIAQVEPKYVDIVLLENYAAFQHSLYDLANVVPTLAKYYHQASEAYEQACSRHINLVIYIHFEKLFQFARKIEELMYNMSPEEIAFQVGMSKVDFRKMMKSSLTGLDKTITAMYRKLQKNITAEELLPSLWEKCKKEFLDKYTTFLKLIAKIYPNETVTSVNEMKDILANL
- the LOC119295143 gene encoding exocyst complex component SEC3A-like isoform X2; the encoded protein is MARSSADDMELKRACEAGILSKEKAPEKVVMCMRVAKGRSSGGTWAGKAGKLASRHSNMAKPRVLAVTTKPKGQKTKAFLRVLKYSNGGILEPAKVYKIKHLHKVEVASNDPSGCTFILGFDNLRSQSVSPPQWTMRNKDDRNRLLMCVLNLCKELLGGIPKVVGMDIVEMAIWAKENTTTKATQVASKDGLFDSTVLEPDSQVAVENDLVSQAEEEDIEALLGTYVMAIGEAEAFSERMKRELVALESANVYALMETESVVEEVLQGLEVATICVEDMDEWLGIFNIKLRHMREDIQSIEWRNNKLEMQSVSNVALGEELDRLLVLLQIPPEYEVSLTGGSFDEGNMVKNIEACEWLTNAIKNLEASNLDPCYAKLRAVREKRAEFVLLKCTFVRRASEFLRNYFPGLIDSMLNDKDNFTQKGQLQRPDHADMRYKCRTYARLLQFIKSLDKSCMIPLRKAYCHSLNLLIRRETREYSNELRNSSKASKSSTPSFEGPAGVNQPAGIADSPAEAYSKMITAFIPLLVDESLFLAHFMCFEVPTSDGSDSDEDSTPKTSGSSGSSAKPSNNSSADLGVLNECVQEMLDGIQEDFYAIVDWAFKLDPLSCIPMHGITDRYIAGQKAEVAGYVSVLLDDLETRITILFSRIEKYERNVKQVGVVPYIPRFSQLAARMEQYITGSRDLVDQAYTKIVTIMFVTLEKIAQVEPKYVDIVLLENYAAFQHSLYDLANVVPTLAKYYHQASEAYEQACSRHINLVIYIHFEKLFQFARKIEELMYNMSPEEIAFQVGMSKVDFRKMMKSSLTGLDKTITAMYRKLQKNITAEELLPSLWEKCKKEFLDKYTTFLKLIAKIYPNETVTSVNEMKDILANL
- the LOC119295143 gene encoding exocyst complex component SEC3A-like isoform X4, yielding MRNKDDRNRLLMCVLNLCKELLGGIPKVVGMDIVEMAIWAKENTTTKATQVASKDGLFDSTVLEPDSQVAVENDLVSQAEEEDIEALLGTYVMAIGEAEAFSERMKRELVALESANVYALMETESVVEEVLQGLEVATICVEDMDEWLGIFNIKLRHMREDIQSIEWRNNKLEMQSVSNVALGEELDRLLVLLQIPPEYEVSLTGGSFDEGNMVKNIEACEWLTNAIKNLEASNLDPCYAKLRAVREKRAEFVLLKCTFVRRASEFLRNYFPGLIDSMLNDKDNFTQKGQLQRPDHADMRYKCRTYARLLQFIKSLDKSCMIPLRKAYCHSLNLLIRRETREYSNELRNSSKASKSSTPSFEGPAGVNQPAGIADSPAEAYSKMITAFIPLLVDESLFLAHFMCFEVPTSDGSDSDEDSTPKTSGSSGSSAKPSNNSSADLGVLNECVQEMLDGIQEDFYAIVDWAFKLDPLSCIPMHGITDRYIAGQKAEVAGYVSVLLDDLETRITILFSRFVDDACFQIEKYERNVKQVGVVPYIPRFSQLAARMEQYITGSRDLVDQAYTKIVTIMFVTLEKIAQVEPKYVDIVLLENYAAFQHSLYDLANVVPTLAKYYHQASEAYEQACSRHINLVIYIHFEKLFQFARKIEELMYNMSPEEIAFQVGMSKVDFRKMMKSSLTGLDKTITAMYRKLQKNITAEELLPSLWEKCKKEFLDKYTTFLKLIAKIYPNETVTSVNEMKDILANL